A genomic window from Triticum urartu cultivar G1812 chromosome 7, Tu2.1, whole genome shotgun sequence includes:
- the LOC125520618 gene encoding ATP-citrate synthase beta chain protein 1-like: MATGQIFSKTTQALFYNYKQLPIQRMLDFDFLCGRETPSVAGIINPGSDGFQKLFFGQEEIAIPVHPTIEAACNAHPTADVFINFASFRSAAASSMSALKQPTLRVVAIIAEGVPESDAKQLISYARANNKVIIGPATVGGVQAGAFKIGDTAGTIDNIIQCKLYRPGSVGFVSKSGGMSNELYNTIARVTDGIYEGIAIGGDVFPGSTLSDHILRFNNIPQVKMMVVLGELGGSDEYSLVEALKQGKVQKPVVAWVSGTCARLFKSEVQFGHAGAKSGGELESAQAKNQALRDAGAVVPTSFEALESVIKETFEKLVEEGNIPPVPEVTPPLIPEDLNTAIKSGKVRAPTHIISTISDDRGEEPCYAGVPMSTIIERGYGVGDVISLLWFKRSLPRYCTQFIEICVMLCADHGPCVSGAHNSIVTARAGKDLVSSLVSGLLTIGPRFGGAIDDAARYFKDAYDRGLTPYEFVEGMKKKGIRVPGIGHRIKSRDNRDKRVQLLQKYAHAHFPSVKYMEYAVQVETYTLSKANNLVMNVDGAIGSLFLDLLSGSGMFSKQEIDEIIEIGYLNGLFVLARSIGLIGHTFDQKRLKQPLYRHPWEDVLYTK; this comes from the exons ATGGCGACAGGTCAAATCTTCTCGAAAACCACCCAAGCGCTATTCTATAATTATAAGCAACTTCCTATCCAGCGGATGCTTGATTTTGACTTCCTCTGTG GGAGAGAAACACCTTCTGTTGCTGGAATCATCAATCCTGGTTCTGATGGGTTCCAGAAACTTTTTTTTGGACAAGAAGAAATTGCTATTCCAGTTCATCCTAC AATTGAAGCTGCTTGCAATGCACACCCAACTGCGGATGTGTTTATCAACTTTGCATCCTTCCGGAG TGCGGCTGCCTCTTCAATGTCAGCTTTGAAGCAGCCAACTCTCCGAGTTGTAGCCATTATAGCAGAGGGAGTTCCTGAGTCAGACGCAAAGCAGCTAATTAGTTATGCACGTGCTAACAACAAG GTCATCATTGGACCTGCAACAGTTGGAGGAGTTCAGGCTGGTGCTTTCAAGATTGGTGATACTGCTGGAACCATTGATAACATAATTCAATGCAAGCTGTACAGGCCCGGATCAGTTGGTTTTGTGTCTAAATCG GGTGGCATGTCAAATGAGCTGTACAACACCATTGCAAGAGTGACTGATGGTATTTATGAAG GAATTGCAATTGGGGGAGATGTTTTCCCTGGCTCAACTCTTTCAGATCACATTCTGCGTTTTAATAACATACCTCAG GTTAAAATGATGGTTGTTCTTGGAGAGCTTGGAGGAAGTGATGAGTATTCGCTCGTCGAAGCCTTGAAACAAGGAAAGGTTCAGAAACCTGTTGTTGCTTGGGTTAGTGGGACATGCGCACGTCTATTCAAATCTGAGGTCCAGTTTGGCCATGCT GGTGCAAAGAGCGGTGGTGAGTTGGAATCCGCACAAGCTAAGAATCAGGCACTAAGGGATGCTGGGGCAGTTGTCCCTACTTCATTTGAAGCTCTTGAAAGTGTGATTAAGGAGACATTTGAGAAGCTG GTTGAGGAAGGAAATATTCCTCCTGTCCCTGAGGTTACACCTCCCCTAATTCCTGAGGATCTTAACACTGCCATTAAAAGTGGGAAGGTCCGAGCTCCCACGCACATTATCTCCACTATCTCTGATGATAGAG GTGAGGAACCTTGCTACGCTGGTGTGCCCATGTCTACAATTATTGAAAGGGGTTATGGAGTTGGTGATGTTATTTCTCTTTTGTGGTTCAAGCGTAGCCTTCCTCGTTATTGTACTCAATTTATTGAG ATATGCGTCATGCTTTGTGCTGATCATGGTCCTTGTGTATCCGGTGCTCACAATTCTATAGTTACTGCTAGGGCTGGAAAGGACCTTGTTTCCAGCTTGGTATCTG GATTGTTGACAATTGGCCCCCGATTTGGTGGTGCAATTGATGACGCCGCTCGGTACTTCAAAGATGCATATGATAGG GGTCTTACGCCTTATGAATTTGTTGAGGGCATGAAAAAGAAGGGAATCCGTGTCCCTGGGATTGGTCACAG GATCAAAAGCAGAGACAACAGGGACAAGCGAGTGCAGCTTTTACAGAAATATGCTCATGCACACTTCCCTTCAGTCAAGTACATGGAGTACGCTGTTCAGGTTGAGACCTACACCCTGTCAAAGGCCAACAATTTGGTTATGAATGTTGATGGCGCGATCGGTTCTCTTTTCTTGGATCTTCTTTCTGGGAGTGGAATGTTCAGCAAGCAAGAGATTGACGAGATTATAGAGATTGGGTATCTTAATGGACTCTTTGTGCTTGCACGTTCAATTGGCCTAATTGG GCACACCTTTGACCAGAAGAGGCTCAAGCAACCACTGTACCGTCACCCTTGGGAGGATGTCCTCTACACCAAATGA